In one Kluyveromyces marxianus DMKU3-1042 DNA, complete genome, chromosome 4 genomic region, the following are encoded:
- the TOP3 gene encoding DNA topoisomerase 3, with amino-acid sequence MVKVLCVAEKNSIAKNVAQILSGGRSTMRPSTSPYIKNYDFQYDFQWLNMGRCNVTMTAVAGHLMNLAFPQREFGWGKCDPNALFDAPTIDEMDDKIVKNLQNEGRHATHLMIWTDCDREGECIGWEIVQAVGRSNPRLVSQGQGQGYGQSSAIYRAVFSHLDPSHIIYAANNPRSLDQRQVDAVRARQEIDLRAGLAFTRLLTGSYRSLLQSDHEYIQLAKKSDKPIISYGTCQFPTLGFVVDRYERVVNFVPEQFWHITLSVKDTDGSDSKVKFQWERGHLFDRLAVLTIYESCIEKSEDKAKVIHVSSRETKKYRPLPLTTVELQKNCSRFFKLSAKKTLDAAEKLYQQGFISYPRTETDKFPTKTDLKSLLAKHKDHSEWGSYVENLLDENSQSTNKFQWPRAGSHDDQAHPPIHPILCVDISRSDNRMSSDEKTVYNYVVKHFLACCSTDARGRSTTLRLNWGDETFYANGIQVLERNFLDIYQWADWKSNDTLPAFQMNDQVIVSKTEMKSGQTSPPKHMTESELIMLMDANGIGTDATIADHIEKIKSRNYIKVQAGSGSGAKKSNAVFIPTSLGRSLVHGFEKIGLEESFSKPFLRRDLEQDLQRICGGSKEKKEVVSMIIEMYRNYYQITTNQMGNLIKVYNDIKAESQAHIAQRNRAS; translated from the coding sequence ATGGTTAAAGTGTTGTGTGTTGCTGAGAAGAACAGCATCGCGAAAAACGTCGCCCAGATTCTCTCGGGAGGAAGGTCCACCATGCGGCCCTCCACCTCCCCCTACATCAAAAATTACGACTTCCAATACGATTTCCAATGGCTCAACATGGGAAGGTGCAATGTGACGATGACTGCTGTGGCGGGCCATCTGATGAACCTCGCTTTCCCGCAACGCGAATTCGGCTGGGGCAAGTGCGACCCAAACGCGTTGTTCGATGCGCCCACCATTGACGAGATGGACGACAAGATCGTCAAGAATCTCCAGAACGAGGGTCGTCACGCTACACatttgatgatttggacCGATTGCGATCGCGAGGGCGAGTGTATCGGCTGGGAAATTGTCCAAGCGGTGGGTCGATCAAACCCTAGACTCGTATCACAGGGCCAGGGTCAAGGGTACGGCCAGAGCTCAGCCATATACAGGGCAGTCTTCTCACATTTGGATCCCTCTCATATCATATACGCGGCAAACAACCCGCGCTCTCTCGACCAGCGACAGGTCGACGCCGTAAGGGCGCGACAAGAGATCGATCTACGAGCCGGCCTCGCCTTCACTAGACTCCTCACGGGAAGCTACAGGTCCCTGCTCCAGTCGGACCACGAGTATATCCAGCTCGCCAAAAAATCAGATAAACCTATCATCTCCTATGGTACTTGTCAGTTCCCAACCCTTGGTTTCGTCGTTGATAGGTACGAACGTGTTGTCAACTTCGTTCCAGAACAGTTCTGGCACATTACACTCTCGGTAAAGGATACAGACGGCTCGGATAGTAAGGTGAAGTTTCAGTGGGAAAGAGGACATCTCTTCGATAGACTCGCAGTGCTTACCATTTACGAATCCTGCATAGAAAAAAGTGAAGATAAGGCAAAAGTTATCCACGTCTCGTCaagagaaacgaaaaagtATAGGCCCCTACCACTTACCACCGTTGAACTCCAAAAGAATTGCTCccgtttcttcaaattaaGCGCTAAGAAAACTTTAGATGCCGCTGAAAAGTTGTACCAACAGGGCTTCATCTCTTACCCAAGAACAGAAACAGATAAgtttccaacaaaaactgACCTTAAGTCTTTGCTAGCCAAACATAAGGATCACAGCGAATGGGGGTCATACGTTGAAAACCTCTTGGACGAAAACTCACAAAGTACAAACAAATTTCAGTGGCCCAGAGCAGGTTCTCACGACGATCAAGCGCATCCTCCGATCCATCCCATCCTGTGTGTTGACATATCTAGATCAGACAACAGAATGTCATCAGATGAAAAGACAGTTTATAACTACGTCGTAAAGCATTTCCTGGCTTGTTGCTCCACTGATGCAAGAGGCAGATCTACTACACTTCGGTTGAACTGGGGTGACGAAACGTTCTACGCAAACGGAATCCAAGTGTTGGAAAGGAACTTTCTCGACATATACCAATGGGCAGATTGGAAATCAAACGATACTTTGCCCGCGTTCCAAATGAACGATCAAGTCATCGTGTCAAAAACAGAAATGAAATCAGGCCAAACTTCCCCTCCAAAACATATGACAGAAAGTGAGTTGATTATGCTCATGGATGCCAACGGAATTGGCACAGATGCTACTATTGCAGACCATATagaaaagatcaaatcGAGAAATTATATTAAAGTACAAGCCGGATCTGGATCTGGTGCTAAAAAATCTAATGCTGTATTCATACCCACTTCATTGGGCCGTTCACTGGTTCAtggttttgaaaaaattgGTCTTGAAGAATCATTCTCAAAACCTTTCTTAAGAAGAGATTTGGAACAAGATCTGCAAAGAATATGTGGCGgaagtaaagaaaagaaagaggttGTTTCGATGATTATCGAAATGTATAGaaattattatcaaatCACAACTAACCAGATGGGAAACCTCATAAAGGTTTACAACGACATTAAGGCAGAAAGTCAAGCTCATATAGCCCAGCGGAATAGGGCAAGTTAA
- the MSC2 gene encoding metal cation transporter MSC2 has protein sequence MPQSTTSQSKANRLLSQIPLTLLYPTLLLSNNLILTVHENILDQSDSHVPLLIQYLVLPTFASSLITLCCQYLRTFNNHGLTLLILFLVMLLNLFLGPVEASTLSVLLLQLVTATDYNLWKYSILPLLSIGIDYYDNSLSFTTILSYVLLLSILVLQKRSKRSLNFLDHIKVPKWALFLTSMISLAIMYMWVHLSKENQTEITKINYSMLFVFLGCAIVLLLVCHDIKSTLGNEPLARVWQNQYSATIIGTMAMILKYLSFNSISSSLISDILTILFIVSSAVLTRHIEYDSLSRFIKTDEEVDKHCEHHSHTHSNSVHQHSHDGSIDGLVEKEFLTTSSLLMELVTNKETKSIFSFLLLNTAFMFVQLLYSFRSHSLGLLSDSLHMALDCTSLFLGLLAGVLSKHSASDEFPFALGYLETLAGFTNGVLLIGIVMEIFIESVQRIFNPVTILGTTELLVVSVLGLLVNVVGLFAFDHGHAHSHDHDSNDNMRGIFLHVLADTLGSVGVIVSTLLTKIFKLQIFDPIASFFIAVLILLSSLPLLKSTGSSMLLKVDDKKHALLKNVLNQISTTPGVTGYTTPRFWPESSSSSGHSHGHSHGHSHSHVHEPSNETSHSHSHHGPDEKKDSHTHSHLHDTQNGQVTNSGKPSKTILVGYIHIQYADGENSTIIKKRVERVFENANIKVWIQVESQNSACWCRATSLKDQAIVM, from the coding sequence ATGCCTCAGAGTACAACTTCACAATCGAAAGCAAATAGGCTACTCAGCCAAATCCCGTTGACTCTTTTATACCCTACTTTACTATTATCGAACAATTTGATCTTAACTGTACACGAGAATATTTTAGATCAATCCGATAGCCATGTTCCGCTATTGATCCAGTATTTGGTTTTACCTACTTTTGCATCGTCTCTAATCACACTATGTTGCCAGTATCTGCGAACGTTCAACAACCATGGGTTGACTTTATTGATCCTTTTCCTCGTGATGCTCTTAAATCTATTTCTAGGGCCTGTGGAGGCATCCACATTATCTGTTCTATTGTTACAATTGGTGACTGCGACTGACTATAATTTATGGAAATACTCTATATTACCTTTGTTGAGCATAGGGATAGATTATTACGATAACTCACTATCATTCACAACAATATTATCATACGTTTTGCTTTTATCAATCTTAGTATTGCAAAAACGAAGCAAGAGATCGCTTAATTTCCTGGACCACATAAAAGTTCCTAAATGGGCATTATTTCTTACATCAATGATTTCCTTAGCGATCATGTATATGTGGGTGCACCTATCAAAAGAGAATCAAACTGAAATCACTAAAATCAACTACTCAATGCTTTTCGTCTTCTTGGGTTGCGCTATTGTTTTATTGTTGGTTTGTCATGATATAAAATCAACCCTAGGAAATGAGCCTTTGGCCAGAGTATGGCAAAACCAGTACTCTGCTACTATAATAGGGACAATGGCtatgatattgaaatatttatCATTCAACTCGATATCAAGTTCTTTGATAAGCGACATATTAACTATTCTATTCATTGTCTCGAGTGCAGTATTAACACGTCACATAGAGTACGATTCATTATCTCGCTTCATTAAgactgatgaagaagttgataaGCATTGTGAGCACCACTCCCACACCCATTCAAATTCAGTACATCAGCATTCACACGATGGGTCAATTGATGGACTGGTTGAAAAGGAATTCCTGACTACTAGTAGCTTGCTAATGGAATTGGTGACAAACAAGGAAACCAAGAGtatcttttcatttttgttgttgaacacAGCATTTATGTTCGTGCAATTATTGTACTCCTTCAGATCGCATTCTTTGGGTTTACTATCGGACTCTTTGCATATGGCTCTTGACTGTACATCACTATTCCTTGGGTTACTAGCAGGTGTCTTATCTAAACACTCCGCCAGCGACGAGTTCCCATTTGCCTTAGGATATTTGGAGACTCTAGCCGGGTTCACTAACGGTGTATTATTAATTGGTATTGTGATGGAAATATTTATCGAATCGGTTCAGAGAATCTTCAATCCTGTCACCATTTTAGGAACCACCGAACTATTGGTAGTCTCTGTTTTAGGTTTATTAGTGAATGTGGTTGGCCTTTTTGCGTTCGATCACGGCCATGCGCATAGTCATGATCACGATTCTAATGATAACATGAGAGGTATTTTCCTCCATGTCTTAGCCGATACACTTGGCTCAGTAGGTGTTATAGTTTCCACCCTATTGACTAAGATTTTCAAACtacaaatatttgatcCTATAGCATCATTTTTCATCGCAGTATTGATTTTATTAAGCTCGCTTCCGTTGTTAAAGTCCACTGGTTCGAGCATGCTATTGAAGGTTGATGACAAGAAGCATGCCTTATTGAAAAACGTATTGAACCAGATTTCCACAACACCTGGAGTCACAGGATATACTACTCCAAGATTTTGGCCTgaatcttcatcatcatcaggCCACAGCCATGGCCACAGTCACGGCCACAGTCATAGCCATGTTCACGAACCCTCAAACGAAACGTCACATTCGCATTCTCATCATGGTCcagatgaaaagaaggactCACATACCCATTCCCATTTACATGATACACAAAATGGACAAGTAACAAACAGCGGTAAACCATCGAAAACAATTTTGGTAGGCTATATTCACATTCAATATGCAGACGGAGAAAATTCCACAattataaagaaaagagttGAGAGAGTATTCGAAAATGCAAACATCAAGGTATGGATCCAAGTTGAATCACAAAATTCTGCTTGTTGGTGTAGAGCAACATCTTTAAAAGATCAAGCCATAGTTATGTAA
- the NNR1 gene encoding NADHX epimerase, whose product MSFKTVSSKVAATIDQELMGPVGFTLQQLMELAGLSVAQAVLHQFPVQPSKNQVLVISGPGNNGGDGLVCARHLKLFGYEPVVYYPKRSGREEFYGQLVKQLEFFNVPVLGQGPDEGKWVEYLEHEKTVCVVDSMFGFSFHPPLREPFNDILSRLKKLENKVPIVAVDVPSGWDVDNGPVDEKSIQPNTLVSLTVPKPCAKFLKPEANHYVGGRFVPKHFAQKYGFEPFEYQGGSQVLKL is encoded by the coding sequence ATGTCGTTCAAAACTGTTAGTTCAAAAGTCGCAGCAACCATTGATCAAGAGTTGATGGGCCCGGTAGGGTTTACTTTGCAGCAGCTAATGGAACTTGCTGGATTGTCTGTTGCCCAAGCAGTACTCCATCAGTTTCCTGTCCAGCCATCTAAGAACCAGGTGCTCGTTATATCCGGACCAGGTAACAATGGTGGTGATGGGTTAGTATGTGCAAGACATTTGAAGTTGTTCGGTTATGAACCGGTTGTCTACTACCCTAAAAGATCCGGAAGAGAAGAGTTTTACGGGCAGTTGGTGAAACAGCTAGAGTTCTTCAACGTGCCAGTATTGGGGCAAGGTCCAGATGAAGGCAAATGGGTGGAATATCTAGAGCACGAAAAGACGGTTTGTGTAGTGGATTCAATGTTTGGCTTTTCGTTCCACCCACCATTGAGAGAACCGTTCAATGACATATTATCCagattgaagaaattaGAAAACAAAGTGCCAATTGTGGCAGTCGACGTCCCCAGTGGGTGGGATGTAGACAATGGACCAGTTGATGAGAAGTCAATACAACCAAATACCCTCGTTTCTTTAACTGTTCCCAAACCTTGTGCCAAATTCTTGAAGCCAGAAGCAAACCATTATGTTGGAGGCAGATTTGTACCAAAACATTTTGCGCAGAAATATGGCTTCGAGCCATTTGAGTACCAAGGTGGTAGCCAGGTTTTAAAGCTCTAA
- the GCR2 gene encoding Gcr2p — MSEIGSTEHSSPTGIMHHQGKLDVFLIRGYQLISNGEVLNLSELLSSSINANQQSPISMKRLDNRHLEYFQKLSQLYNALVSVVPLDEQSSVPKSNIELFQRFQQILKEILLSYEESPYNRYFLRLDEQSWKIRDDVEDPLWQILTLNIDKVYDRKTGTIGPLRQRKSTTTSARESPVLAPRRKSAITSPGFTLAQVDNKLEQVGRGQDQDYYTNIQTSAHHTPNGQFEWPSAMAISNNVSKIIEKSNSEGQTTRKRPRIYGDVNSREEEVVEELLQLRNPQGTNHSQPTSTATAPPTVAPMNSLEDSHQKKGQQHTTPDVTISAYERLLKEKDQRISILQNDLEQQRKEIIWLKKLLMEDMKYLRSSLSANTNNR; from the coding sequence ATGTCTGAGATAGGAAGTACTGAACATAGTAGTCCTACCGGTATTATGCACCATCAAGGAAAACTCGATGTATTTTTAATTAGAGGATACCAGCTGATATCGAATGGCGAGGTATTGAATCTATCCGAGTTGTTGAGCAGCTCGATCAATGCGAACCAGCAATCTCCAATATCGATGAAACGGTTGGACAATAGACATTTGGAGTATTTCCAGAAACTCTCACAATTGTACAACGCACTAGTGTCTGTGGTACCGTTGGATGAGCAATCAAGCGTGCCGAAATCGAACATAGAGCTCTTCCAGAGGTTTCAGCAGATCTTGAAGGAGATTCTTCTCAGCTATGAGGAGAGCCCTTACAACCGGTACTTTTTAAGGTTGGACGAGCAAAGTTGGAAGATCAGGGACGATGTAGAGGACCCATTGTGGCAGATCCTTACGTTGAATATTGATAAGGTCTACGATAGGAAAACCGGAACGATTGGTCCTTTGCGCCAACGTAAAAGCACGACAACCTCCGCAAGGGAATCACCTGTGTTGGCCCCGCGAAGAAAATCTGCCATCACGTCACCGGGTTTCACACTAGCACAAGTAGACAACAAACTAGAGCAAGTGGGGCGTGGACAAGACCAAGACTACTATACAAATATACAAACAAGCGCACACCATACGCCCAATGGTCAATTTGAGTGGCCCAGTGCCATGGCAATCAGTAACAACGTAAGCAAAATCATAGAAAAGTCCAACTCCGAGGGCCAAACGACGAGAAAAAGGCCAAGAATATACGGAGATGTAAACTcgagagaagaagaagtcgtCGAAGAGTTGCTACAACTCAGGAACCCGCAGGGCACCAACCATTCCCAACCTACATCAACAGCTACCGCACCACCAACAGTAGCCCCCATGAATTCCCTCGAGGATAGTCACCAAAAAAAGGGACAGCAGCATACAACTCCCGACGTAACAATAAGTGCCTACGAACGGCTactcaaagaaaaagatcaGCGTATATCGATACTTCAAAATGACTTGGAGCAGCAACGTAAAGAAATTATCTGGTTAAAGAAGCTTTTAATGGAAGACATGAAGTACCTGCGCTCATCCTTAAGCGCAAACACCAACAATCGCTGA